One genomic region from Arthrobacter sp. YN encodes:
- a CDS encoding alpha/beta fold hydrolase produces MLVAVTAVGAVLAVGLGTTTVVNVVAAESESHRIESYGERVEVEGGLMNVVVSGEGEDVVLLPGFGTSSPFLDFQPLVDNLAKDHRVIVVEPFGYGLSDGTERERTTGNIVSEVHSALEALDVDRYILMGHSIAGIYGIEYAARYPEEVTAFVGIDSSVPGQPGMDTQFPTGLLSAAKSLGLLRLVAAAGDGYGEAYTDHAREQMQMLTQRNSISSTYLNEMTHIRTNFERALGTGFAEDLPLLLFVVSENTKTPEWLGLHQRQASSVADGTVVPLPGEHYLHHTHAAEIADGFREWAATRTK; encoded by the coding sequence ATGCTCGTGGCGGTCACCGCAGTAGGTGCAGTGCTGGCAGTGGGTTTGGGCACTACAACCGTGGTGAACGTGGTGGCGGCTGAGTCGGAAAGCCACCGGATTGAGTCGTATGGGGAGAGGGTGGAAGTCGAGGGCGGCTTGATGAACGTCGTGGTCAGCGGCGAGGGGGAGGACGTTGTCCTGTTGCCGGGGTTTGGTACGTCTTCTCCGTTCCTCGACTTTCAACCCTTGGTGGATAACCTCGCCAAGGACCACCGCGTGATTGTGGTGGAGCCGTTTGGGTACGGCTTGAGTGACGGAACGGAGCGCGAGAGAACCACTGGGAATATTGTTTCGGAGGTCCACTCGGCACTTGAAGCGCTGGACGTTGACCGGTACATCCTGATGGGGCACTCCATCGCCGGGATCTACGGCATTGAGTACGCCGCCCGCTATCCGGAGGAGGTGACGGCGTTCGTCGGTATCGACTCGAGCGTTCCCGGGCAACCCGGCATGGACACCCAATTCCCCACCGGTCTCCTGTCCGCTGCTAAGAGCCTGGGGCTTCTCCGCCTGGTGGCCGCAGCAGGCGACGGGTATGGCGAAGCCTACACAGATCACGCCCGTGAGCAGATGCAGATGCTGACGCAGCGGAACTCCATCTCGTCGACCTATCTCAACGAGATGACCCACATCCGCACCAACTTTGAGCGCGCGCTGGGGACCGGCTTCGCGGAGGACTTGCCCTTGCTGCTGTTCGTGGTGTCGGAGAATACGAAGACTCCGGAGTGGCTGGGGTTGCATCAGAGGCAGGCTTCGAGCGTTGCCGACGGTACCGTGGTGCCGCTCCCGGGCGAGCACTACCTCCACCACACGCACGCAGCAGAGATCGCCGACGGGTTTCGGGAGTGGGCCGCCACCCGCACAAAGTAG
- a CDS encoding sensor histidine kinase: MPPHRPPGITTRLSDVIVVAVVVLFAILPFPDHVFRARGALLLIALLPVVAMPFRRRCPLATLGISLACSVIVAVAGVLAPSTLMAAVIASYSVTSKTRRVTATLAVALAALLVFLISALPLGDFFDSRALQFVAFIVLAGAMGDAARSRREYIAAVTERAERAERGKDEEARRRVAEERVRIARDLHDVVAHQISVISLSAGVASSSLATRPERAQEALTTIRSASRTVLADIGSLMSLLRTEDANDGRDLHPQAGLTQLDELMARFDQAGLQVELHQEPGIPALSPASDHVAYLALQEGLTNAHKHGAGGQTAVVIRSSNGDVILTVTNRLRAGGAGAVPSGHGLRGLRERVAAVRGTVETARANGEFRLVVTVPSSVKGALR, from the coding sequence GTGCCGCCACATCGCCCTCCCGGAATCACCACGCGCCTGAGCGACGTCATCGTGGTCGCCGTCGTAGTGCTCTTTGCCATCCTGCCGTTTCCCGACCACGTCTTCCGGGCACGCGGAGCACTGCTCCTGATAGCGCTCTTGCCCGTCGTGGCGATGCCGTTCCGTCGTCGTTGCCCGCTGGCAACGCTCGGGATCAGCCTTGCCTGCAGCGTGATCGTCGCAGTTGCAGGAGTACTGGCACCCAGCACTCTGATGGCCGCTGTGATCGCGTCCTATTCAGTGACGAGCAAGACGCGCCGCGTCACGGCGACTCTCGCTGTGGCTCTGGCCGCGCTCCTCGTGTTCCTCATCAGCGCACTCCCGCTGGGCGATTTCTTTGACTCCCGAGCGTTGCAGTTCGTCGCCTTCATCGTTCTGGCCGGAGCCATGGGCGACGCCGCCAGATCGCGGCGGGAGTACATCGCCGCCGTGACGGAACGGGCCGAACGCGCTGAGCGCGGCAAAGATGAAGAAGCACGACGGCGGGTGGCTGAGGAACGCGTCCGCATCGCCAGGGACCTCCACGACGTTGTGGCCCACCAGATCTCGGTCATCAGCCTGAGCGCCGGCGTCGCATCCTCGTCCCTCGCAACCCGGCCCGAACGGGCACAGGAGGCGCTGACCACCATCCGCAGTGCATCGCGCACAGTACTTGCCGACATCGGGTCGCTGATGTCCCTGCTGCGCACCGAGGATGCAAACGATGGTCGTGACCTCCACCCCCAAGCAGGGTTGACGCAGCTCGACGAGCTCATGGCACGCTTCGATCAAGCGGGACTGCAGGTGGAACTGCATCAGGAGCCAGGCATTCCGGCACTCTCACCGGCCAGCGACCACGTTGCCTATCTGGCTTTGCAGGAGGGACTCACCAACGCGCACAAACACGGAGCAGGCGGGCAAACCGCTGTCGTCATCCGCTCCAGCAATGGCGACGTGATCCTGACAGTCACCAATCGCCTCCGTGCTGGCGGTGCGGGCGCCGTGCCCAGTGGGCACGGGCTGCGTGGGCTGCGCGAACGGGTTGCCGCCGTACGGGGCACAGTGGAAACAGCAAGGGCCAACGGCGAATTCCGACTCGTGGTGACGGTGCCGTCAAGCGTGAAGGGAGCACTCCGATGA
- a CDS encoding response regulator transcription factor: MISVLVVDDQPLVRQAVRDILSDSGGIRVVREASNGREAVRAAAEAAPDVVVMDIRMPEMDGIAATSEIIAGPSARTPRVLILTTFEEDEYIVAALRAGASGFIGKGAEPDDIVRAVRTIHSGESLLSPIATRALIERFVEPLPLASVWEDRSLSRLTEREREVLVLVARGLTNQEIAACLVISPHTAKTHVNRIMTKVDARDRAHLVILAYESGLVSAGL, translated from the coding sequence ATGATCAGTGTCTTGGTAGTGGACGACCAGCCCTTGGTACGCCAGGCCGTGCGCGACATTCTGTCCGACAGCGGCGGGATCCGGGTGGTGCGCGAGGCATCGAATGGCAGGGAAGCTGTCCGCGCCGCCGCCGAAGCAGCCCCCGACGTCGTTGTCATGGATATTCGGATGCCGGAAATGGACGGCATAGCAGCCACCTCGGAGATCATCGCGGGTCCATCCGCCCGGACGCCGCGGGTGCTCATCCTCACCACCTTTGAGGAGGACGAATACATCGTGGCCGCCCTCCGTGCCGGTGCGAGTGGATTCATTGGAAAAGGAGCGGAGCCGGACGACATCGTGCGCGCCGTGAGAACCATCCATTCAGGTGAATCGCTGCTCTCCCCCATTGCGACGCGGGCACTCATTGAACGATTCGTGGAGCCCCTTCCACTGGCATCTGTATGGGAAGACAGGAGCCTCTCACGCTTGACCGAGCGGGAGCGGGAGGTGCTGGTTCTGGTGGCCCGGGGACTGACAAATCAGGAGATCGCGGCCTGCCTCGTCATTTCCCCACACACCGCAAAGACGCACGTCAACCGGATCATGACAAAAGTGGATGCCCGGGACCGAGCGCACCTGGTGATCCTGGCTTACGAATCGGGTTTGGTTTCCGCAGGGTTGTGA
- a CDS encoding APC family permease has product MNSPAKPQTSKLKQSITGPLLFLFILGDVLGAGIYALVGKVAGEVGGAVWIPLALALFLAMLTAASYAELVTKYPKAGGAAVFAERAFKVPLVSFLVGFSMLAAGVTSAAGLSLAFAGDYLKPLLDVPVTPTALVFLLLIGLLNARGVKESVRANVVMTVIEVSGLVLVIVLVGVMFGRGDGDASRVLEFNPAVSPGAGILAASLLAYYSFVGFETSANVAEEVRDVHRVYPKALFGALLTAGAIYILIGLASSIALSPNDLSSSSGPLLQVVQATGFGVPDWLFGLVALIAVANGALLTMIMASRLAFGMAEQSLLPTGLGKVLPQRRTPWVAILVTTLAAMALTTTGDLGSLAETVVLLLLFVFISTNVAVLVLRKDKVEHQHFRVPAVIPCLALASCVLLLFQQGPEIWLRAGILLGIGLVLFFVTRWIQGRQRTGLPAANERPEAQKEPLKS; this is encoded by the coding sequence ATGAACAGCCCGGCAAAGCCCCAGACGTCAAAACTCAAGCAGTCGATAACCGGCCCGCTGCTTTTCCTTTTTATCCTCGGCGACGTATTGGGCGCGGGCATCTACGCCCTGGTGGGGAAGGTTGCGGGCGAAGTGGGAGGTGCTGTGTGGATTCCGCTGGCGCTGGCCCTGTTCCTGGCCATGCTCACCGCCGCCTCCTACGCGGAGCTCGTGACAAAGTACCCGAAGGCCGGCGGGGCGGCAGTCTTTGCTGAACGGGCTTTCAAAGTGCCTCTGGTTTCGTTCCTGGTGGGCTTCAGCATGTTGGCTGCCGGGGTGACCAGCGCGGCCGGTTTGAGCCTCGCCTTCGCCGGGGACTACCTCAAGCCACTCTTGGACGTTCCCGTCACTCCCACCGCTCTGGTATTCCTGCTGCTGATCGGACTCCTGAACGCACGCGGGGTCAAGGAATCCGTGAGGGCAAACGTGGTCATGACCGTCATTGAGGTGTCCGGCCTGGTGTTGGTGATCGTCTTGGTGGGCGTGATGTTCGGCCGCGGAGACGGCGATGCCTCACGCGTTCTTGAGTTCAACCCCGCAGTGTCCCCCGGAGCAGGGATCCTCGCTGCGTCTTTGTTGGCGTACTACTCGTTCGTGGGCTTTGAAACCTCTGCCAACGTTGCCGAAGAGGTCCGGGACGTCCACCGCGTCTACCCCAAGGCACTGTTCGGGGCCTTGTTGACCGCCGGGGCCATCTACATTCTCATCGGTTTGGCCTCGTCCATAGCCCTGTCGCCCAATGATTTGAGCAGTTCTTCGGGTCCCTTGCTGCAAGTTGTCCAGGCTACTGGCTTTGGAGTTCCGGACTGGCTCTTCGGCCTGGTCGCCCTCATTGCCGTAGCCAACGGCGCCCTGCTGACAATGATCATGGCCAGTCGTCTGGCATTTGGAATGGCAGAACAATCATTGCTTCCCACTGGGTTGGGGAAGGTCCTCCCCCAACGGCGCACCCCGTGGGTAGCCATTCTGGTGACCACGTTGGCGGCGATGGCACTGACCACCACGGGCGACCTCGGCTCCCTCGCCGAAACGGTGGTCCTGCTTCTCCTGTTCGTCTTCATCAGCACCAACGTGGCCGTTCTGGTGCTGCGCAAAGACAAGGTGGAACACCAGCACTTCCGTGTCCCAGCGGTTATTCCATGCCTGGCATTGGCCTCCTGCGTCCTCCTTCTGTTCCAGCAAGGCCCGGAAATCTGGTTGCGCGCAGGCATCCTCTTGGGAATCGGGCTCGTCCTCTTTTTCGTTACGCGCTGGATTCAGGGGCGCCAACGGACAGGCCTACCCGCGGCCAACGAACGTCCCGAGGCCCAGAAGGAACCACTGAAGTCCTAA
- a CDS encoding helix-turn-helix domain-containing protein translates to MAPAKQADEDMIHCRLDELLEQRGMTLTELSREVGVTLANLSVLKNDRARAIRFSTLAAICRVLECEVGDLLVVD, encoded by the coding sequence ATGGCTCCGGCTAAGCAAGCCGACGAGGACATGATTCACTGCCGCCTCGATGAGCTTCTGGAACAGCGGGGTATGACGTTGACGGAATTGAGCCGGGAGGTAGGGGTCACTCTCGCGAACCTCTCCGTCCTGAAGAATGACAGGGCAAGGGCTATCCGGTTCTCCACTCTGGCAGCCATCTGCCGGGTACTTGAATGCGAGGTTGGTGACCTGCTCGTCGTCGACTAG
- a CDS encoding DUF2975 domain-containing protein, whose translation MKTAFSIRPSVKVASKVGLWLLLVAACGVAVAAILRLVSTVGYAFSGVTIVALPGLGFSGADPSGPSVLGPKVQQVRHGGNIDLVLHDLPGDALVLNTAASVLGQLTTLLVCAAVIMLCWRLLRGVPFAPTLTRSISIMGGVLVLIGVVVPVLQGFSKLLTVNSLDNVLTVESPIGKGNLDYYIVFSVDLLPVVLGVALLLLAAVFAKGAQLQRDTEGLV comes from the coding sequence GTGAAAACTGCATTCTCGATCAGACCATCGGTGAAAGTCGCGTCAAAGGTAGGGCTGTGGCTGCTTCTGGTGGCTGCCTGTGGAGTCGCCGTGGCGGCGATCCTACGGCTTGTCTCCACGGTTGGTTATGCGTTTTCCGGGGTGACAATTGTGGCGTTGCCCGGCTTGGGCTTCAGCGGGGCAGATCCCTCCGGTCCCAGCGTCCTTGGCCCCAAGGTTCAGCAGGTTCGCCATGGCGGCAATATCGACCTCGTCCTCCATGACCTCCCTGGAGACGCGCTGGTCCTGAACACGGCAGCCTCGGTCCTCGGGCAGCTGACCACACTGCTGGTGTGTGCGGCCGTGATCATGCTGTGCTGGCGTTTACTGCGAGGCGTGCCGTTCGCGCCGACGCTGACCCGCTCTATCTCCATCATGGGTGGCGTGCTGGTCCTCATCGGAGTGGTTGTCCCGGTTCTTCAGGGGTTCAGCAAACTCTTGACCGTAAATAGCTTGGACAATGTGCTCACCGTCGAGAGTCCAATCGGCAAGGGCAATCTCGATTACTACATCGTCTTCAGCGTCGATCTCCTGCCAGTGGTATTGGGCGTAGCGCTCCTGCTTCTGGCCGCCGTGTTTGCGAAAGGTGCTCAACTGCAGCGCGACACCGAGGGGCTGGTGTAG
- a CDS encoding DUF1349 domain-containing protein — protein MNIDIPWNRGEWTNQPAAVVEQAGDLLVTAAESSDAWRVTSYGFIHDTEHALLAPFPQDSAMEVEFTAAFSQQFDQAGIFIRVSAEHWIKAGVEFADGAAQLGAVVTDRFSDWSLAPVPEWNGGRVRMRASRSGDALTIRAASGDDELQLVRVVPLAPDAIAVAGPFTCAPTRAGLTVPFHFWRATPADSQLH, from the coding sequence GTGAACATCGACATCCCCTGGAACCGCGGCGAGTGGACCAACCAGCCGGCCGCCGTCGTCGAGCAGGCAGGTGACCTGCTGGTGACTGCAGCCGAAAGCAGCGACGCTTGGCGCGTGACGTCCTACGGATTCATCCACGACACAGAGCACGCGCTGCTTGCCCCTTTTCCCCAGGACAGTGCCATGGAGGTTGAGTTCACCGCTGCGTTCTCCCAACAGTTCGACCAAGCGGGCATCTTCATCCGCGTCAGCGCCGAGCATTGGATCAAGGCGGGCGTCGAATTCGCCGACGGCGCCGCTCAATTGGGTGCGGTGGTCACGGACCGCTTCTCTGACTGGTCCTTGGCGCCGGTCCCGGAATGGAATGGCGGGCGGGTCCGCATGAGGGCCAGTCGTTCGGGCGATGCCCTGACCATTCGGGCGGCCTCAGGCGACGACGAACTCCAGCTGGTCCGGGTTGTGCCGTTGGCGCCTGACGCGATCGCCGTCGCCGGGCCCTTCACCTGCGCACCAACGCGCGCAGGGTTGACCGTACCCTTCCACTTCTGGCGGGCTACGCCAGCGGACAGCCAACTCCACTGA
- a CDS encoding MarR family winged helix-turn-helix transcriptional regulator, whose amino-acid sequence MDRWPTSRLLSTAARLVELAWNDELRPLGLTYPAVLTLEAVATAGPIAPGKLAQSVRVQAQTMGPLLSRLESRGYIHRQPNRFDRRSQLVSITDLGLALLDQSHHLENNVLSAIMMDSGNLREELLAIVRHPNFS is encoded by the coding sequence ATGGACCGATGGCCAACCAGCCGGCTGCTGTCCACGGCGGCACGACTGGTGGAGCTGGCCTGGAACGATGAGCTGCGGCCTCTGGGGTTGACCTATCCGGCAGTATTGACGCTTGAAGCCGTAGCGACGGCAGGGCCCATCGCCCCCGGGAAACTTGCCCAAAGCGTCCGCGTTCAAGCGCAAACCATGGGACCGCTGCTGTCCAGGCTGGAATCCCGGGGCTATATCCACCGACAGCCCAATCGCTTCGACCGCCGCAGCCAACTGGTATCGATTACCGATCTGGGGTTGGCGCTGCTGGATCAATCCCACCATTTGGAGAACAATGTGCTGTCCGCCATCATGATGGACTCGGGGAATCTGCGCGAAGAGCTGCTGGCAATCGTTCGCCACCCCAACTTCAGCTGA
- a CDS encoding protein adenylyltransferase SelO, whose protein sequence is MSDIARSTIAFEGHFARDFPELAVPWRAEEAPEPQLLALNEPLAVELGFDPAFLRSPEGIGLLIGNAVPEEATPVAQAYSGHQFGWYSPRLGDGRALLLGEVAGADGKLRDLHLKGSGRTPFARNGDGRAAVGPMLREYILSEAMHALHIPTTRSLAVVGTGRQVQRETLLPGAVLTRVASSHLRVGSFQYARATDDLDLLRRLADHAIERHHPSSAGESNRYLGLLKGVISVQATLVAQWMLVGFVHGVMNTDNMTVSGETIDYGPCAFMDGFDPGAVYSSIDEMGRYAYRSQPVVAEWNLARFAESIAPLFHEDEEQAVALAVEALNGFRQQYSAAWFNGMKAKLGMPEDIDDDVASPLVDDLLELVQEARADYTSFFRSLGKAARGQVEPARGTVLDLPAFDAWLERWRALTPDADAMDRVNPIYIPRNHLVEEALAAATEGDMGPAGRLLAAVSDPWNERSGLEEYAAPAPESFGPYRTFCGT, encoded by the coding sequence ATGAGTGACATAGCGCGTTCCACCATCGCTTTCGAGGGGCACTTCGCCCGGGACTTCCCGGAGCTCGCTGTTCCCTGGCGGGCGGAGGAGGCTCCCGAACCGCAGCTTTTGGCACTCAACGAGCCACTCGCCGTCGAGCTTGGTTTTGATCCTGCGTTCCTCCGCAGCCCCGAGGGTATTGGGCTGTTGATTGGTAATGCGGTCCCGGAAGAGGCAACTCCGGTGGCACAGGCCTATTCCGGTCACCAGTTCGGCTGGTACTCACCGCGGCTTGGCGATGGGCGGGCGCTGCTGCTCGGCGAGGTTGCCGGAGCCGACGGGAAACTCCGCGATCTCCACCTGAAGGGATCGGGGCGCACGCCTTTCGCACGGAATGGGGACGGCCGGGCGGCTGTTGGTCCGATGCTGCGGGAGTACATCCTCAGTGAGGCGATGCACGCCCTGCACATTCCCACGACCAGGAGTCTTGCTGTCGTGGGGACAGGGCGTCAGGTTCAGCGTGAGACGCTCCTTCCGGGGGCGGTCCTGACGCGGGTGGCCAGCAGCCACTTGCGGGTAGGCAGTTTCCAATATGCCAGGGCCACGGATGACCTGGACTTGCTCCGCCGGCTTGCTGACCATGCGATCGAACGCCACCACCCGTCGTCGGCCGGTGAAAGCAACCGCTACCTTGGGCTTCTCAAGGGCGTCATTTCAGTCCAGGCGACCCTTGTGGCGCAGTGGATGCTGGTGGGGTTTGTGCATGGGGTCATGAACACGGACAACATGACAGTGTCCGGCGAAACCATCGATTATGGTCCGTGCGCCTTCATGGACGGCTTCGATCCGGGAGCCGTGTACAGCTCCATTGATGAGATGGGACGCTATGCCTACCGTAGCCAGCCGGTGGTTGCGGAGTGGAACCTGGCCCGCTTCGCCGAGTCGATCGCGCCGCTCTTCCACGAGGATGAGGAGCAGGCGGTGGCCCTCGCCGTTGAGGCGCTTAATGGATTCCGCCAGCAGTACAGCGCTGCCTGGTTCAACGGCATGAAAGCCAAGCTTGGGATGCCGGAGGACATTGACGACGACGTTGCCTCACCCCTGGTGGATGATCTGCTGGAGCTGGTCCAGGAGGCGCGCGCGGATTACACCTCGTTCTTCCGCAGCCTCGGCAAGGCGGCCCGCGGGCAGGTTGAACCCGCCCGCGGGACCGTTCTTGACCTGCCAGCGTTTGACGCCTGGCTGGAGCGTTGGCGTGCACTCACGCCGGACGCTGATGCCATGGACAGGGTCAACCCGATCTATATTCCACGGAACCACTTGGTGGAGGAGGCGCTTGCTGCCGCAACTGAGGGAGACATGGGACCGGCAGGGCGGTTGCTAGCAGCCGTATCCGACCCGTGGAACGAACGCTCCGGCCTGGAAGAGTACGCTGCGCCGGCGCCGGAGAGCTTCGGACCCTACCGGACCTTCTGCGGCACGTAG
- a CDS encoding lipid kinase, giving the protein MMAPQHVTSAAVVINTASRRGAAASESAVEAMKKAGVPVRAVHPVTSGAGLFTALRQVMAERHDLVVVGGGDGTVTSAAGLLAGTNVILGVLPLGTANDLARTLDIPNGVPEACAVIADGKVVDIDLGRANGEPFLNVASVGLSVGVTEALSPRLKRHMGPLAYGIATIRAYTRHRPFRARLEFPDGDHEPMDLDHVLQVAVGNGKHYGGGNMVAPMAGIDDHTLDIYAILAAPFKEHVKIARLLKDGSFIDHDRVHHLATRRVRLVTEPPMSVNLDGEIAAVTPTEFTVERNAVHVMVPQGSNSASLDGPMRD; this is encoded by the coding sequence ATGATGGCTCCCCAACATGTGACCTCAGCGGCCGTAGTGATCAACACGGCATCACGACGCGGGGCCGCAGCGAGCGAATCCGCCGTAGAAGCAATGAAGAAAGCCGGGGTGCCCGTCCGTGCCGTGCACCCTGTGACGTCGGGCGCCGGATTGTTCACGGCCTTGCGCCAAGTGATGGCCGAGCGGCACGATCTGGTGGTAGTGGGCGGCGGCGACGGCACCGTGACCTCGGCCGCAGGACTTCTTGCCGGCACCAACGTCATCCTCGGTGTCCTACCCCTGGGCACCGCCAATGATCTGGCCAGAACGCTGGATATTCCAAATGGTGTACCTGAGGCCTGTGCCGTGATCGCGGACGGGAAAGTGGTGGACATTGACCTTGGGCGGGCCAATGGAGAGCCCTTCCTCAACGTCGCATCCGTGGGGCTTTCGGTGGGTGTCACGGAAGCTCTTAGTCCTCGCCTGAAGCGGCACATGGGGCCGTTGGCTTACGGCATCGCGACCATCCGGGCTTACACCCGGCACCGACCTTTCCGGGCTCGCCTGGAATTCCCGGATGGCGATCACGAGCCGATGGACCTCGACCACGTGCTTCAGGTGGCAGTGGGCAACGGCAAGCACTACGGCGGCGGGAACATGGTTGCTCCGATGGCGGGGATCGATGATCACACCCTGGATATCTACGCGATCCTGGCGGCACCGTTCAAAGAGCACGTCAAAATTGCACGGTTGCTCAAGGATGGCAGCTTCATTGATCACGATCGGGTGCACCACCTGGCGACCCGAAGAGTCCGTTTGGTCACGGAACCGCCGATGTCTGTGAACCTTGATGGCGAAATAGCGGCGGTAACTCCCACCGAGTTCACTGTGGAGCGCAACGCCGTCCACGTCATGGTGCCGCAGGGCAGCAACAGCGCCTCGCTCGACGGACCGATGCGGGACTGA
- a CDS encoding enoyl-CoA hydratase/isomerase family protein — MIELSIANGIAEIVLNAPEKLNSLNEDALAQLDKAYDDAAAAASRGEVRALLLRGEGRAFCAGRDIAAVTPETDDAQAYLGGLVEPLLKKMAAFPTPTFAAAHGACLGVGLGLLLATDVVYVADNAKFGSPFAKLGATLDSGGHWYFTERLGMHRTLDLIYTADLISGAEAVAQGMFSRAMPADVLLDETREIVARVAVGATEAFNASKELVAHIRDQRLGLWASMTEENAEQARLCKTDDYAEGFRAFQEKRAPVFKG; from the coding sequence ATGATCGAGCTCTCCATTGCCAACGGCATTGCCGAAATTGTCCTCAATGCCCCCGAAAAGCTGAACTCACTCAACGAGGACGCGCTGGCCCAACTGGATAAAGCGTACGACGACGCCGCTGCCGCCGCCTCACGTGGTGAGGTGCGGGCGCTGCTCCTTCGCGGCGAGGGGCGCGCCTTCTGCGCGGGCCGTGACATTGCCGCCGTTACTCCCGAAACCGATGACGCCCAGGCTTACCTCGGCGGTCTCGTGGAGCCGTTGTTGAAGAAGATGGCCGCTTTCCCGACACCCACGTTCGCTGCCGCACATGGCGCTTGCCTCGGCGTTGGGCTGGGGCTGTTGTTGGCCACCGACGTTGTGTACGTGGCGGACAACGCCAAGTTCGGCTCACCCTTTGCCAAGCTGGGGGCCACGTTGGACTCGGGCGGGCACTGGTACTTCACCGAGCGCCTGGGCATGCACCGCACGCTGGACCTGATCTACACGGCCGATCTCATCTCCGGGGCCGAAGCCGTGGCGCAGGGTATGTTCAGCCGTGCCATGCCAGCCGATGTTTTGCTGGACGAGACGCGGGAGATTGTTGCGCGGGTGGCTGTCGGCGCCACTGAAGCTTTCAATGCGTCGAAGGAACTCGTGGCCCACATCCGCGATCAGCGCCTGGGCCTCTGGGCTTCCATGACCGAGGAAAACGCCGAGCAGGCACGGCTGTGCAAGACCGACGACTACGCGGAGGGCTTCCGGGCGTTCCAGGAGAAGCGGGCGCCGGTTTTCAAGGGGTAG
- the paaE gene encoding 1,2-phenylacetyl-CoA epoxidase subunit PaaE: MTTETQTASRRRASFHHLTVSEVRRLTDDAIEVSFGVPAELAGQYDYLPGQYVALRTSLPDENGEPHEVRRSYSICAEPRSFEDGGSEIRVAIKKDLGGLFSTWANAELKAGDVLDVMSPQGAFISRHGKDGSAVQHNVMNSMNHPEELAGEPGNFVAIAAGSGITPVIAIARTLLAANPETTFDLVYANKAAMDVMFLEELADLKDKYPSRLALHHVLSREQRIAPLMTGRIDSEKLQALLSSAIRAEDVDEWFLCGPFELVQLCRDTLAARGVEPEHVRFELFTTGRPDRPEGNAGRPVVEDESQDTYKITFTLDGLTGDVASPTHARESILNAALRVRPDVPFACAGGVCGTCRAKLITGTVTMDENYALEQDELDKGYVLTCQSHPTSEEVTVDFDV; this comes from the coding sequence ATGACCACCGAAACCCAGACAGCCAGCCGCCGTCGTGCGTCTTTCCATCACCTGACCGTCTCGGAAGTCCGGCGCCTTACGGACGATGCCATTGAGGTCTCGTTCGGTGTTCCCGCCGAACTGGCCGGGCAGTACGACTACCTTCCCGGTCAGTACGTGGCCCTGCGCACCTCGCTGCCGGATGAGAACGGTGAGCCGCACGAGGTCCGCCGCAGCTACTCGATTTGCGCAGAGCCGCGCAGCTTCGAGGACGGCGGCAGCGAGATCCGCGTAGCCATCAAGAAGGACCTGGGTGGCCTCTTCTCCACATGGGCCAATGCCGAGCTGAAGGCCGGTGACGTCCTGGACGTGATGAGCCCGCAGGGTGCGTTCATTTCGCGGCACGGCAAGGACGGCTCGGCCGTTCAGCACAACGTCATGAACTCCATGAACCACCCGGAGGAGCTGGCGGGGGAGCCGGGCAACTTCGTGGCGATCGCCGCCGGCTCGGGCATCACGCCGGTCATCGCCATTGCGCGCACGCTGCTGGCGGCCAATCCGGAGACCACCTTTGACCTCGTTTATGCCAACAAGGCCGCCATGGACGTCATGTTCCTCGAAGAGCTGGCCGACCTGAAGGACAAGTACCCGTCGCGCCTGGCACTTCATCACGTATTGTCCCGCGAGCAACGGATCGCGCCGCTGATGACAGGGCGTATTGATTCCGAGAAGCTGCAGGCGCTGCTCAGCAGTGCCATCCGTGCCGAGGATGTGGACGAGTGGTTCCTGTGCGGGCCGTTCGAGCTGGTTCAGCTGTGCCGTGACACCCTGGCTGCCCGTGGCGTTGAGCCCGAGCACGTTCGCTTCGAGCTGTTCACCACGGGCCGTCCGGACCGCCCCGAGGGCAACGCCGGCCGCCCCGTTGTGGAGGACGAGTCGCAGGACACGTACAAGATCACCTTCACGCTGGATGGCCTGACCGGCGACGTCGCAAGCCCCACCCATGCCCGCGAATCCATCCTCAACGCCGCTTTGCGTGTCCGCCCGGACGTTCCGTTCGCGTGCGCCGGTGGTGTCTGTGGCACCTGCCGCGCCAAGCTGATCACCGGTACCGTGACCATGGATGAGAACTACGCCCTTGAACAGGACGAGCTGGATAAGGGCTACGTCCTCACCTGCCAGTCCCACCCCACCAGCGAAGAAGTGACCGTCGACTTCGACGTCTAA